The nucleotide window CACGGCGAGCTGGAAGGAGTCGCCCACGAAGTCGGCGTGCTGCAGCACCTCTTCGCGCTGGTAGAAGTGGCCGAGCACCACGACGCGGTCGCCGAGGGTGGCTTTCGCCGCGCGGATCCAGTCGCCCAGCTCGCCGTTCGACGCGGTGCGGTAGCGCGCGGGCAGTTCGCCCTGGCGGGGGGAGCCGGTGGGGATGACATCGCCCATCGACGAGCCGGGGCCGTAGCCGGGGGCCTTGTCGTCGAAGTACCAGGGGTCGACGGCGAGGTCGGGCGTGCAAGTGCTGCCGTCGGTTTTGCCCGTGCTGATCAGGCGGATGGTGCGGTCGACCGATGCGATGGTCATGTCGTGCTCCTCGGGGGGTGCGGTGTGGATTGGAGGGAGGTCATGGGTCAGCCCACCGATGGGCCCAGCGGGCCCTGCTCGGCGAGGGACTGGGAGTCGTTGTAGCGGTAGAGCCGCGGCGGCCGGTGCGGTACCCCGGCGAGCCGGAGGCCGGTGTCGACGACGGTGCCGGAGGATTCGATGGTGCGGCGGAAGTTGGCCGGGTCGAGGGCGCGGCGCAGCACGGCCTCGTGCACGTCGCGCAGCTGCGCGAGGGTGAAGGTCTCGCCGAGGAACGCGTGCGCGATGCGGGAGTACTCCACCTTGGTGCGCAGTCGCCAGAGCGCGTATTCGACGATGTGGTTGTGGTCGAAGGCGAGCTCTGGGAGCCGGTCAGCCGGGAACCACTGCACGTTCTCGTCGACGGCCGCGAGGTCGGCTTCGCCGGACTGCACGAGCGCCCAGTAGACCACCGAGATGACCCGGTTGCCCGGCGAGCGGCCGAGGTCGCCGAAGGTGTAGAGCTGTTCGAGGTACCGGGGGGTGAGCCGGGTGGTCTCGCGCAGGGTGCGGGCCGCCGCCGCGGGCATCTCTTCGTCGCTGGGCAGCCAGCCGCCCGGAAGCGCCCAGAGGCCCAGGTGCGGTTCCCTGGTGCGGCGTACCAGCGGCAACCAGAGCGTCATGAAGCCGGACTCGAGGTCGGGCCTCAGGGCGAAGATGACCGTCGACACCGCGAGTACTGGCGGGTGTGGCTCGGTCATGGGCGCTTCCATCGAGTAAAGGTCAGTGTGACTCTAACGTGAGATCCATCATATAGTCACTTTGACCGGAAGGTGAAATTCGCTCGACCGAACCGCCTGTGAGTCCGGTGTGCGAATGCGGATCCAGTCAGGACCTGTCGGGCGTCGCAGCGGGACTGACCGGGTTGGAATGCCGGGCGCCATGCCCGGTCAGACCCCAGATCGTGACCCGGCCCATGGCCTCGAGCACGATCCCGCCGCTCATCTTGGAGCTGCCCAGGGTGCGTTCCACGAAGGTGATCGGGATTTCCACCACGCGCAGGCGCGCACGCACGGCGTGCAGCAGCATGTCGATCTGGAAGCAGTAGCCCAGGCTGTCGACGCTGCCCAGCTGCATCCGCTCGAGTGCGTCGGCGGTGTAGACCCGGTATCCGCCGGTGACGTCGTGCTGCGGAAGCTTGAGCAGCAGCCGAGAGTAGAGGGAGCCGCCACGGGAGAGCATCCGGCGGTGCCACGGCCAGTTCTCGACTCGGCCGCCCGGAATCCAGCGCGACCCCATCACGACGTCGGCCGTGTTCGCGGCGGCCAGGAGGGCGGGCAGCTGCTCCGGCAGATGGGAGCCGTCGGCGTCGAGCTGCACCAGGACGTCGAAACCGCGCGCGCGTCCCCAAGCGAACGCATCGAGGTAGGCGGCGCCCAGGCCGTTCTTCTTGGTGCGGTGCAGAACGTGCACCTTGTCGTCTGCGGCGGCGAGACGGTCGGCCAGTTCACCCGTTCCGTCGGGGGAGGCGTCGTCCACGATGAGGACTTCGGCATCGGGCACGCTGGCGCGCACGCGGGCCACGATCGGGCCGACATTCTCGCGTTCGTTGTACGTGGGGATGATGACCACAGTGGATGGCATGGATCTACCTTGTCAGTTCGATGATGATCGTGCGATTGACGGTGCGGGCGGAAGCGACGGTGAAGCCCAGTTGTTGCAGTGTGCTCACGTCGGTGCCCGCGACGGTTTCGCGGCTTCCGACATTCTGCAGCACCCAGACCCGGTTCGTGCCGGCCAGCCGGGAGGTGGCGTCGGCAAGGGGCACTGTCGTGTCCCAAAGCCAGTCGACGTTTTGGTACGGCTGGTCGAGGGCGATGTCGTTGAGTCCGACGAACCCGGCCGGGTAGAGGTGCATGGCCAGGCGCGGACGCGCGGACGGCTTGGTGCTCCCGTCGAAGACGACGGCATCGCGCGGGCGGGCCTCGGCGTGCAGGATCTCGGACACCTGCCGCCAGTCGCTGCCGCCGTCCTTGGCGAAGTCGGTGCGTTGGCCGAGGTAGCCCGGCGCGGCGAGGCCCAGCACGAGCAGCAGGGCGACGGCCTGGGCCCACCGCGGTGCGAGGGCGCCGATGCCCATCGCCACGAGGATGGCTGCCGCCGGGGTGCAGATCGACAGGTAGCGCAGGGAGTACATCGGCGTGATCAGGTGGCTGCCGATCAGGAGCGCGGCGCTGGGCACGATCGCCCAGGCCAGGAACACCACCAGTGCGGCCCGCGGCGCCGGCCCGGAGGAGCGGAAGCGCGGCACGAAGGCAGCCAGGCAGCCGATCCCGATCAGCGCCCACGCCGCCACGGCGAGGGTCGGGGTGCCGAACCACTGCCGCACGGCGGCGTCGAGCACCTCCACCTGGGCGCGGCGGGCCAGGAAGGAGATCTGGCCGCGCTCGCGCACGGCCCAGTAGATCACCGGCGCGGCCAGCAGCAGCGCGACCGCCCCCGACCCGGCCCAGGCCGGCAGGTCGGACCGGCGTCGCCGGGACAGCAAGACCACCACCAGGGCGTGCACGGGCAGGAGCAGAGCTGAGTAGAGGAAGAGGTAGATTCCCGCGGCGAGCAGGAGGGCGTATGCCGCCCAGAGCGCCAGGCGCCAGGGCGGCGCGACCGTGGGGGAGCGCACGATGTGCACGAGCAGCACCGTCGTCCAGACCGCGAGCATGGTCGCCAGTGCCGTCGAGCGGGTCTCGGCGCCCATGTAGGTCACCCGGGGGAGCACCGCGAAGACGAGGGCGGCAATGACGGCGACGCGGGTGTTTACCAGCATCCGTGCCAGAACGGCGGTGCCGGCCGTCGCGGCGCCGATCGCGAGGGCGCTGGGCAGCCGGGTGGCGAACTCCGACGCTCCGAAGGTGTCGATCCAGGCGTGCAGGAACAGGTAGTAGGTGCCGTGCACGGCATCGATGTTGCCCAGCAGTCGGAAGAGCGAGGGCAGGGACCGCTCGGCGGAGAGCACGCTCGCCGCCTCGTCACCCCAGTAGGACGGCCGCCAGGATCCGGCGACGGACACCGCGAAACCGGCCAGGCCGAGGAGCGCGGCAGTGCCGGTGAACCCGCGTGCCCGCCAGGTCGCCGGCCGGGCGGCCTCGACGAGCGGGGAAGCGAGAAGTGTCGTCACATCCAGACCGTAGAACCCTGGGGTTAACGTTGTCCGTCCAGGGCACGTCGCTGCGCTGCGAAGGTTCTCAGACTTGGTCGCGGGTGAGCCAGGTGACGGGTGTCGCGGTCAGCGGACGTGCCGCGGCAGTTGGATGTCGACGGCCAGGCCGTCGCCGGTATTGCGCAGCACGATCGTGCCGTTGGCGCGCTCGATGATGGCGTGCACGATCGCGAGGCCGAGCCCCGACCCGCCCGAACTGCTCGACCTGGAGTGGTCGGGCCGCGAGAACCTGTCGAAGGCGAGCGGGATGAAATCCTCGGGCAGCCCAGGTCCGGTGTCCACGACGGTGAGCAGAGCGCCGCCGTCGGAGAGGCCGAGCGTGACGGTGACACTGCCGTGACCGGCCATGGCGTGCACGGCGTTGGAGATGAGGTTGTCGAGGAGCTGGCCCATGTTGGTGGTCGAGATGCCGTAGAGGCCGGTGGGGTCGTCGTCGTCGATGCGATAGATGACCTCGAGCTCATGCCCGCCCCGCATGACCCTGGCCCGGTCGACCGAGGAGGTGATCTCCCCGACGAGGCCGGCCCAGTCGGTCTCCGGCGGTACCTGCTCGCTCTCCAGCTTGCTCAGCTCGAGCAGGTTGGTGGCCAGCCGGCTGAGCCGCTCGGCGGTGGCGGCGGCGTCGAGGATGTCACGCTCGAGGGCCGGGGCGTCGCCGGAATTGAGGTGGGCCAGTTCGAGTTGCGCGCGCAGCACCGCGAGCGGGGTGCGCAACTCGTGGCTGGCATCGGACACGATCTGCTTCTCGCGGTCGACACCGCGCCGCAGCCGCTCGATGAAGTCGTTGAGCGTGCGGGCGAGGCGGCTCACCTCGTCTTGACCGGCGGGCACGCGCAGCTGGGCCGAGGACCCGGTGGCGCTCAGGCTCTCGGCCTCTTCCCGCAGCCGGGTGACCGGGCGCAGGGCGGCTCCTGTGAGCAGCCACGAGGCCAGTCCGAACCCGGCGGTGAGGATGAGTGTGCCCAGCGTCAGTACGCCGGTGAGTTCGTCGAGGAGCAGCCCGGGGGCCTGCTGGCTGCGGGCGGCGATGACGATCCAGTCGCCGGAGTCGGTGCCGACGGGGGTGGCGGAGACCAGGTAGGTGGCGGCCGGGGTGTTCACGGTCTGCGGGTCGGCGCCCAGCTTGGTGAGGCCGCTGATCTGGCGGTCCAGGCTCTTCGGCAGCGACGACTTGCGCACGGTGCCGGTCGGGTCGACGATCGCGAGCAGCTGACCCTCCGAGGCGGCCTCGATGGCGTCCGCCGGGGTGGTGGCGAGCTGGCTGATCAGGGGTTCGGCGTCATTGCGCAGCATCGTCTCGTTCGTCTCGGTGAGGATCGACTGCACCTCAAGGCGGAAGAAGAACGCGGCGGTGCTGAACAGCAGCGTGGCGACGAGGAGGCTGCCGACCGTGATCCGGGCGCGGATCGACAGCGGAGGCAGCCACACGCGGCGGAGGCGGTTCACCGGGCCGGCCGCCTCATTCGACGAGCTCGACGGCGTACCCGGCACCGCGCACGGTCACGATGCGCACGCCGGCGGCATCCGTGTCGATCTTGCGGCGCAGGTAGCTGATGTACTGGTCGACGATGTTGGGATCGATGTGATTCGTGCCGTTCCAGATCTCTTCGAGGATGGTGGTGCGGTCAACGGTGGTGCCGGCCCGGCTGCACAACAGGCGCAACAGGGCGACCTCCTTGGGGCTCATCGACACGGCGCGTCCGGCGACGGTGACCCGCAGGTCGCGGGAGTCCAGCATGAGGTTGCCGATCTCCAGAGTGAGCGGGGCGCCCATGGAATGCCGGCGCAGCAGGGCGCGCACCCGGGCGGAGAGTTCCGCGAACGCGAACGGCTTGGTGAGGTAGTCGTCGGCGCCGCTGTCGAGCCCGTAGACCCTGTCGTCGACGGTGTCGCGGGCGGTGAGCAGCAGCACGGGCATGGTGCTGCCCGAGTCGCGGATGCGGCGGCAGATCTCGAAGCCCGACATCTGCGGCAACATCACGTCGATGGCGGCGAGGCCGAAGCCGTCTCCGGTGAGGGCGATCAGCGCATCCACGCCGTTGGCCACCCTGGCGGTCTCGTAGCCCTCGGCCTGCAGCCCGCGTTCGATGAGTGCGCCCATCTGGTCATCGTCTTCCACGACCAAGATTTTCATCCGGCCACCCTTCGCTCGCATCAGGATCTCATGCTGGCACGTTGGCGGCCGCTCCGCGCGCGACCTGCCGATGCCGTAGCTGGGAAGCCGCCGCTAGGCTGACGGCATGGTGGATTCGAGCGCGCGGGTCGAACTCGGCGTGGCCGTGGCGCAATTCGCGCCGGGCACGGACCGGGCGGCGAACCTGGCCGGGATGCGGCTGCTGGCTCAGACCGCCGTCGGGCGTGGGGCCGGCATCGTGGTTTTCCCGGAGTATTCGGCGTTCTTCGAGCGCCGGCTGGGGGAGGCATCCGTCGCTGCCGCCGAGGCGTTGGACGGCCCGTTCGTGACCGCGTTGGGCCGGCTGGCCGTCGACCTCGGAGTGCACATCGTGGCGGGGCTGCTGGAGAGCACCCCGGATCCGGAGCGGGTGCAGAACACCATTGTGGCCGTGGCCCCGACCGGGCAGGTCGTGGCGCGCTATCGCAAGTTGCATCTTTACGACGCATTCGGCTCACGGGAATCCGACCGGGTGCGCGCCGGGGTGATCGAGGAACCGGAGACATTCGAGGTGGCCGGCATCACCGTGGGACTGCAGACCTGTTACGACATCCGTTTCCCTGAGGTGACCCGGCGTCTCGTCGACGCCGGCGCCGATCTGGTTCTCGTACCGGCGGAGTGGGTGCCGGGGCCGCTCAAGGAACAGCACTGGCGCACACTGGTGACGGCGCGCGCGCTCGAGAACACGATCTATGTCGCCGCCGCCGATCACGCACCGCCGGGGGGAGTGGGGGCGAGCATGGTGGTCGACCCGATGGGCGTCGAACTCGCCACGCTGGGGGAGACCACGGATGTCGCCATCGCGTGGATCTCGAGCAGCCGGCTGGCCGAGGTGCGCAGGGTCAACCCCGCGCTGGCGCTCCGCCGCTTCGGCGTGATCCCCCTCCCGTAACCCGCGGTGGGGCGCCCGCGCCCTGATGTCGTCTCACGAGGTGTCGGTAGGCTCAACCAGCGTGTGGGGCCCGCTGGTCCCGTTGGTCGAGCTTGTCGAGACCTCGTGACGTGTTTGTGGGTCATGTCCCCGTCGTCGTCTCGCCTGGTTTCGACAAGCTCAACCAGCGGCTGGGGTGTGCTCATTCGTCGTCTCGCCTGGTTTCGACAAGCTCAACCAGCGGCTGGGGTGTGCCCATCCGTCGTCTCACGAGGTGTCGGCAGGCTCAACCAGCGTGCGGGGCGATCAGCGATCGGCGCGGGACGTCACTCGGGGGCGGCCACGGAGGACTTGGGCAGAGCCGACGCCGACTTGACCGCGAAGGCCACCTCGGTTCCGCCGGAGTGGCCCGAGTCCACGCAGCGTTCCTCGCTGGTGGCGATGAGTCCCTGAGAGCTGTTCGCCGACCTCGTCAATTGCGCGATCCAGTCCGGGTTGAGGCTGGGCGTGTGACCGCCGGTGAATTTGAAGTACAGCGGGATCGCCGGGTTCATCCAGGCCGAACTGCGGCCGCTGCCCACTTCCATGGCATTGCGCCACGAGAACAGGAAGCTCTCGCCGCGGCGCAGCTTTTGCACGATCACGACCTGCAAATGCGTCAGTATTCTGTCGTCAAATTCCACAACGACCCGGTCGTACGACAGGGTGCCCATGAGTTTTCGCTTTCACTTCCAATTGTTCACGCGTGGTACCGGGAACGGATGAAAGGGGTGATTGGTCACTCGCACAAGAACCGGAGTATTTCTCAACTCTCCTCTGTTGAAACGCAAAGGGCAAGGCCTTTCGGAAATGCCCTGCCGGGGATCACAAGCCGGGAGGAGAGAGGGTGATCCCGCGCATGAGCAGTTCGATCTGTGCCCGCAGCGTGCCGGGCAGGCTGGCCGCCGCTTCGCGACCGAGGCCGGTGCGGATGATCTCCATGTGCAACGCGGAGAAGATGCTCCGCGCAGCGAGGGACACGTCCACGTCAACCCGCAACCGCGCGCCGGGACCGGGGCCGGCGAGTTGACCGAGCACGTCGGCAATCGCCGATTCCAGGCGGACGATGAGGCTGACGGCCTGGGCGCGGAAGGCGCCATCCGGATCGCCGAACAGGATCTCGCGCTGATACACGGCCAGGTTCTCGCGCTGGCGGAGGGAAGAGTCGACCAGTGGGCTAAGCAGGCGCATGATCTGGTCGGTGGGATCGGTGCCCGCGGTGACCGTTGTGATGCCCGCGTCGATGCCGGCGCTGAGTTCCGTGTTGTAGACCATGGTGAGCAGCTCGGGCTTTGACGTGGCGTATCTGAAGAGAGTGCCGATGGCGACGTCGGCCCTGTCGGCGATGTCCTGGGTGGTCACCGCCGAATATCCGTATTCGGCGAACAGATCCGCGGCGGCAGCCAGGATGCGGCCGCGCTTGTCTTGTTTGCCGCGCTCGCGTCGGCCGACCGGCAGGGGGCTGGGCGGCTGCGAGTTGGGGCTGGAGCTGGCCTTCGGTGCGGATGTCATCCGCATCATTATCCCGCGTGATCGGCCATGACCGCGGATTTCGACAAGCCCGTGCCTGCTGAGAAGCCGCCCGGGTTTCCGAAATAACGGAGTACGCTCAAACTTGAGTGAACTACTAGTTCACTCTGGATTCGTTCTAAGGACGGGAATCATGGGTCGGGTAGAGAACAAGGTTGTTCTGATCAGTGGTGGCGCGCGGGGGATGGGTGCCGCGCACGCCCGGTTGTTGCTGCACGAGGGCGCGAGGGTGGTGCTCGGTGACCTCCTCGATGAGGAGGGTGAGGCGCTCGCCGCCGAGTTGGGTGAGTCTGCCAGCTACACGCACCTCGACGTCACCAAGTCTGAGGACTGGGCGACGGCGGTCGCCCACGCTGTGGACAAATTCGGCGGTCTGGATGTTCTCGTGAACAACGCAGGAATCGCCAACGGGGCGCCGATCACGGAGTTCCCGGTGAACGTGTGGAACAAGACCCTGGAGATCAACCTCACCGGTACCTTCCTGGGTATCCAGGCCGCCGTTCCCGAGCTGGCCAAGAGCGCCAGGGGCCCGTCGATCATCAACGTGTCCTCGGTGGAGGGCCTGCGCGGCAGCGCCGGGTTGCACGCCTACGTGGCATCCAAATTCGGGGTGCGAGGGCTCACCAAGTCGGTGGCGTTGGATGTGGCGGCCATGGGAATCCGGGTGAACTCGATCCACCCGGGCTTCATCGTCACTCCGATGACCCAGAACCTGTATCACCACATGTTGCAGATCCCACTCGGCCGCAGCGCCCAGCCGTCCGAGGTCTCGCAGCTGGTGCTGTACCTGGCCAGCGACGATTCCAGCTACTCCACCGGATCAGAATTCGTGGTCGACGGCGGGCTGACCGCCGGCATCCCGGTCAACAAGACTCAATAGGGAGTGGCCGTCACCGGTGTGCGGGCAGCACCGCGAGCAGGGTGCTGACCGGGCGTTCCACGTGCGCGAAGTGTCCGGTATCGGCGAGCACGCTCACCCCGAGGTCGGCGATGACAGCGGCCATCCGCTTGTCGTCGCCGGCGGTGACGAAGACATCGCGGTCGCCGTGCACCGCGAGCACCGAACACCGGATGCGCGCCCAGGACAGGTCGGCATCGTAGAGCGCGGCGCGATCGGCGGCGAGGGCGAACGAGCGCGGCCTGGCCTCGGTGGCCAGAGCGGCCACGACGCTGGCGTCGATCTCGTCGACGTGGCTGAACAACGGCGTGACCAGGGGGCGCAGCAGGCCCACCGCGTGCATGGCCCTGACCAGGCCGCGGCCGCCGGCACCGAAGGCCGACAGCACCCGCATCACGCCGAGCAGCGCCGTGAACCCCGGCAGCAGGGCGAACCGCGTGAGCGGATGCCGGGTGCTCTCGATCACGCTGTAGGTCGTGGCCGACACCAGGCCCACGTGGGTGGTGTGCGCCGGGAGGCTTGCGGCCAGTTCGAGCGCCACGAACCCGCCCAGCGAATGCCCGATGACCTGCCAGCGTTCGTAGCCCAGCGCGCGAGCGATGTCGGCGACCGCGGCGGCCAGGGCCTCGATGCTCTCGGTGGCGTCATCCGTCGGCAACGGGGTGTCGCCCCAGCCGGGCAGGTCGGGGATCACCAGGTCTGTCAGCGGGCTGGCGGCGAACCGGTCCGCCGACTGGATCAGCGGGGTCCAGGTCGTCCACGATCCCGCCGCTCCGTGCAGCAGGATCGTCGCGACGGGTGAGCCCCGGCGCCCGTGCCGCACCGTGACCGGGCCGAGTGCGGTGGGGATGCGGCTCGTCCGGAGCCCCAGCCGGCGTTCGTCGAGGCTCAGGGGATACGGGCTGTAGCTCAGGTCGGTGTCGGGCGAGACCCGGCCGTCGGTGTTGGTGCGCATATCAGGGGTTCGAGGCCGCCCGCCGCCCGGATTGCCGGTGCGGCGAGTCTGAGTACCGACTGTTTGTTGGGCGCCGCACGGAATAGCCCGACGGCGCGCACTGTTTGCCGAACAGGACGCGTGTCCGGCAGCGGCGGTCCAGTCGCGCACACTCGCGTCCGCACCGAACAGATAGAAGGAGCAATACGTGAGTCTTTTCACCCCGCTGAACCTCGGAGCACTCGAGCTGCCCAACCGACTGGTGATGGCGCCCCTGACCCGGATGCGTTCCGGCGTCGACGGCATCCCGGGGGCACTGAACATCGAACACTACCGCCAGCGGGCGACTCTCGGTCTCATCGTGTCTGAGGGCGTCTACCCGGACAAGGCCGGCCAGGGCTTCCCGGGTCAGCCCGGCTTGGTCACCCCCGAGCAGATCGCGGGCTGGGCCAAGGTGGCCGACGCCGTGCACGCCGCCGGCGGCCGCATTGTGGCGCAGGTCATGCACGCCGGCCGGGTCACCCACGAGGAGACCAACGGCGGCCTCACCGTCGTCGGCCCCAGCGCCATCGCCATCCAGGGCGAAAGCCACACCTACAAGGGCAAGCTGCCCTACCCGGTGCCGCACGCGCTCACGTCCGACGAACTGCCCGGTATCATCGCCGGCTTCGTGCAGGCATCCCGCAACGCCATCTCGGCCGGCCTCGACGGCGTCGAGATCCACTCCGCCAACGGCTACCTGTTGCACGAGTTCCTGTCGCCGGCGTCCAACGTGCGCGACGACGTCTACGGCGGTTCGCCCGAGAATCGGGCCCGATTCGTTATCGAGGTCGCCACGGCGGTCGCCGACGCCATCGGTGCCGACCGGGTGGGCATCCGCATCTCGCCCGAGCACAACATCCAGGATGCGCTCGAGACCGACGCCGCCGACGTGCTGGCCACCTATGGCGCGCTCGTCGACGGCCTGGCGCCGCTCGGCCTGGCCTACCTGAGCGTGCTGCACAATGACCCGGCCGGCGAGCTGGTGCAGACCCTGCGCACCCGCTTCGGCGGGCCGTTGCTGGTGAACTCCGGCTTCGGCACCGTCACCACCCGCGACGAAGCAGCGGCGCTGATGGCCGAGGGCCACGGCGATGGCGTGGTCGTGGGCCGCGCCGTGATCGCCAACCCCGACCTGGTGCGCCGCTGGCTCGAGAACCTGCCGCTGAACGAGCCCAACCCGCTCACGTTCTACGGCCCGGATGCCGTGGGATACACCGACTACCCGGCGTACGCCAACTAAGTCCAGCCGACTCGCGCCACACTGCCCCCTGACCGACGGTCAGGGGGCAGTTGTGCGCAACTCGACGCTTGGATTTACAGCCGGGCGAGGCGGGTGGCGGCTTCTTCGAGCACGTCGACGCGCTTGCAGAACGCGAAGCGCACAAGCGAGGCGTATTCCGCCGTGTGCTCCGGCGAGCAGAACGCGCTGATCGGGATGCCGACCACCCCGGCCAGCTCCGGCAGCATGCGGCAGAACTCGACCCCGTTCTCGTAACCGAGGGCGGCGGCATCCGCCACGATGAAATAGGAGCCGCGGGGAACCGTGAGGGTGAACCCGGCCGCAGTGAGGCCGCCGGCCAGCAGGTCGCGTTTGGCGGCGAGGTCGGCGGCGATGCCCGCGTAGTAGGAATCGGGCAGATCCAGGCCGAGCGCCGTGGCGGGCTGGAATGGCGCGCCGTTGACGTAGGTGAGGAACTGCTTGACCGCGAGGATCGCCGTGACGATGGCCGCGGGCGCGCTGAGCCAGCCGATCTTCCAGCCTGTGGTGCTGAACGTCTTGCCGCCGGAAGAAATGGTCACGGTGCGTTCGCGGGCGCCAGGCAGCGTTGCCACCGGCAGGTGGGTGACGCCGAAGGTGAGGTGCTCGTAGACCTCGTCGGTGACGATGAGGGCGTCGTGCTTGTGCGCCAGCGCCACGATGAGTTCGAGA belongs to Cryobacterium sp. SO2 and includes:
- a CDS encoding aminotransferase class I/II-fold pyridoxal phosphate-dependent enzyme; translation: MTITGAWQRTARGAGLLGADGSISASIFAEMSALAMRTGSINLGQGFPDEDGPAVVLEAARQAISDGVNQYPPGRGMPVLLEAIARHQQRFYDITLNPETEILVTAGATEALSATLLALLEPGDEVVTFEPFYDAYGGLIALAGGVHRTVRLRAPEFQPDLDELASVVTDRTRLILINNPHNPTGTVFSRETLELIVALAHKHDALIVTDEVYEHLTFGVTHLPVATLPGARERTVTISSGGKTFSTTGWKIGWLSAPAAIVTAILAVKQFLTYVNGAPFQPATALGLDLPDSYYAGIAADLAAKRDLLAGGLTAAGFTLTVPRGSYFIVADAAALGYENGVEFCRMLPELAGVVGIPISAFCSPEHTAEYASLVRFAFCKRVDVLEEAATRLARL